In one window of Shewanella goraebulensis DNA:
- a CDS encoding efflux RND transporter periplasmic adaptor subunit, with product MKEVMIPYILLMWILVSTGAIKWTLKSAFWIVSGGVLILVLLGVLSRLWAPVDLTYSSTIKAPHSVLSTVLREQIDEIHVEHNQYVEKGDVIYTLIDTSSNADLENINASIVTQEESIAQMLRDIKRAEISPEIFKERDIESYQSQLRIARSSLVSLHADYKRVEFEQDRKTVRAPFDGQVAVVNVADGSRMGNMHLYDTSRKFLEMRIPDQTFRYVEKGQFAEFYVDAYPGEVFRAKVHSFTAGTGESSISPLQGPQSVRQHVGANTSSHGRTVILEIFEPEGKIIPIGATGSAWIAAKKPHAFFGFIDVIGAATVRLHSYKSYLNAM from the coding sequence ATGAAAGAAGTGATGATCCCGTACATTTTATTAATGTGGATTTTAGTCTCTACCGGTGCAATCAAATGGACATTGAAAAGTGCATTTTGGATAGTCTCTGGCGGGGTATTAATTCTGGTGTTATTAGGTGTGTTATCACGCTTATGGGCACCTGTGGATTTAACCTATTCATCGACCATTAAAGCTCCGCATTCTGTGCTTTCAACCGTACTTCGCGAGCAAATTGATGAGATCCATGTTGAGCATAACCAGTACGTCGAAAAAGGTGATGTGATTTATACCTTAATCGATACTAGCTCAAATGCTGACTTGGAAAATATCAATGCATCCATCGTGACTCAAGAAGAGTCTATCGCGCAGATGCTACGTGATATTAAGCGTGCTGAGATTTCTCCTGAAATCTTTAAAGAACGCGATATCGAGAGCTACCAATCGCAACTACGTATTGCTCGCTCAAGTTTAGTATCGCTGCATGCCGATTATAAGCGTGTTGAGTTTGAACAAGACAGAAAGACGGTTCGTGCGCCTTTTGATGGTCAAGTTGCAGTGGTCAATGTCGCTGATGGCAGCCGTATGGGTAATATGCATTTATATGATACTTCTCGTAAATTTTTAGAGATGCGCATACCAGATCAAACCTTTAGATATGTTGAAAAAGGCCAATTTGCTGAGTTTTATGTTGATGCATACCCAGGGGAAGTGTTCCGCGCCAAAGTACATAGCTTTACCGCGGGTACTGGTGAGTCATCTATCTCGCCACTTCAAGGCCCTCAAAGCGTCCGTCAACATGTTGGGGCAAACACTAGCTCTCACGGCCGCACTGTCATTTTAGAAATCTTTGAGCCTGAAGGGAAAATTATTCCAATTGGGGCGACCGGCTCGGCGTGGATTGCAGCGAAAAAGCCACATGCTTTCTTTGGTTTTATTGACGTAATTGGCGCTGCCACAGTCAGACTTCATTCTTATAAATCTTATCTCAACGCCATGTAA
- a CDS encoding OmpP1/FadL family transporter — MKQHTISIIALSMLVATNANAGAYMFPELGMMSNSTAGAGAGAQAIAEGAETAFANPAAMSEFDTPVMAFNIQGMVSSIDYTDSGSTGVFAGGDDQTAAGTSMPVGSFYYIQPINDKWTAGVALASSGGSLIDYGPDYAGALLLQDAQLLTVQLNPSVSYKVNEQLSFGVGLVSELGVLEQNLAGSTDGIIPKIEVTGDSLDFGYTLSSFYKIDANNQIGFTYRSEIDHELDGEVTALGASNDSSINVVMPAMALLSGHHQLTADTAMMWSLGWTDFSKIAETPVTLTNASGGIARDWKDTVSASVGVHYQLNSKWRLESGVYYETSPQDDPTYQYPDVPTGEIWKLGMGASYELNSQWRLQMYYEYLYAGQSSIEYTLLEGSPLESTLQGDYDIDLHFFGLLMNYRF; from the coding sequence ATGAAACAACATACTATTTCGATTATTGCGCTATCAATGTTAGTCGCAACCAACGCCAATGCTGGTGCTTATATGTTCCCAGAATTAGGAATGATGAGTAACAGCACAGCTGGAGCAGGAGCAGGAGCACAAGCAATTGCAGAAGGCGCAGAAACAGCTTTTGCTAACCCCGCAGCTATGTCTGAGTTTGATACGCCAGTGATGGCATTTAATATTCAAGGCATGGTATCGAGTATTGATTATACCGATAGCGGTTCAACGGGGGTTTTTGCTGGTGGCGATGATCAAACTGCCGCTGGTACTAGCATGCCTGTAGGTTCTTTTTATTATATTCAACCTATTAATGACAAATGGACTGCTGGTGTCGCTTTGGCTTCAAGTGGCGGTTCGCTGATTGACTACGGCCCTGATTATGCAGGCGCTTTATTACTACAAGATGCGCAGTTGCTGACTGTGCAACTTAACCCAAGTGTGTCATATAAAGTGAATGAACAGCTGTCATTTGGCGTTGGGTTAGTGTCTGAATTGGGTGTGTTAGAGCAGAATTTGGCTGGCAGCACCGATGGTATTATTCCGAAAATTGAAGTCACTGGTGACAGTCTAGATTTTGGTTATACCTTGAGTAGTTTTTATAAAATCGATGCTAATAACCAAATCGGTTTTACATATCGCTCGGAAATCGATCATGAATTAGATGGCGAAGTCACTGCCTTAGGTGCAAGTAACGACTCATCAATTAATGTGGTTATGCCGGCGATGGCATTATTAAGTGGTCATCATCAATTGACCGCAGACACAGCAATGATGTGGAGTCTAGGCTGGACTGATTTCAGTAAAATTGCTGAAACACCTGTGACACTAACCAATGCAAGCGGCGGCATTGCTCGCGATTGGAAAGATACCGTTTCAGCCAGTGTTGGGGTGCATTACCAGCTTAACAGTAAGTGGCGTTTAGAAAGTGGTGTTTATTATGAGACATCACCTCAAGATGATCCGACTTATCAGTACCCTGATGTACCAACAGGTGAAATTTGGAAGTTGGGTATGGGCGCAAGTTATGAGCTGAACTCACAATGGCGCTTACAGATGTATTATGAGTATTTATATGCAGGTCAATCGAGTATTGAATATACCTTGTTAGAAGGTTCGCCATTGGAGAGTACGCTACAAGGCGATTACGATATCGATTTACACTTTTTTGGCTTGTTGATGAATTATCGTTTCTAG
- a CDS encoding polysaccharide deacetylase family protein — protein sequence MLRQNLASAITLLALSILQITSTAYAATNLAATNLAATNQAPTNHANINWPNHYQAAVSLSYDDALLSQLNYAIPALNKHGFKASFYLTLSNSGTQTALARWRDIAADGHELGNHTLFHACSKSIEGREWVEPHNNIDTKTVAQMQQEIETANTFLQAIDQQTERTFTPPCGDFYAADGNYIDAIRENFVAIKGYNPQLAPKFDLLLMPENVDGETLINFVKQAQQQGGIANILFHGIEEDYLSVSNQAHNELLQYLSDNRDLLWVDTYLNIMQHVKQRTTAHGTAIAN from the coding sequence ATGTTGCGCCAAAATCTTGCATCAGCCATCACCCTTTTGGCGTTATCGATCTTACAAATCACTAGCACTGCATATGCTGCAACAAACCTAGCTGCAACAAACCTAGCTGCAACAAACCAGGCACCTACAAACCATGCGAATATTAACTGGCCCAATCATTATCAAGCTGCGGTGAGTTTATCTTATGATGATGCACTACTCAGTCAATTAAACTACGCAATTCCAGCGTTAAATAAGCATGGTTTTAAAGCCTCTTTTTATCTCACGCTATCTAATTCTGGTACCCAAACCGCTCTAGCGCGATGGCGTGATATTGCCGCTGATGGCCACGAACTGGGCAACCACACCTTATTCCATGCCTGCAGTAAAAGTATTGAAGGACGTGAGTGGGTCGAGCCTCACAATAATATTGATACTAAAACCGTGGCGCAAATGCAGCAAGAAATCGAAACCGCCAATACCTTCCTCCAAGCCATAGACCAACAAACTGAGCGTACTTTTACGCCGCCATGCGGTGATTTTTATGCCGCAGATGGTAATTATATTGATGCCATACGTGAAAACTTTGTCGCTATAAAAGGTTACAACCCACAACTGGCTCCAAAGTTCGATTTGCTATTAATGCCTGAAAATGTAGATGGCGAAACCTTGATTAATTTTGTCAAGCAAGCCCAGCAACAAGGGGGCATTGCCAACATATTATTTCACGGCATTGAAGAAGATTACTTAAGCGTCAGCAATCAAGCTCACAATGAATTACTGCAGTATTTGAGCGATAACCGAGACTTACTGTGGGTCGATACCTATTTAAATATTATGCAGCATGTAAAGCAGCGTACCACTGCCCACGGCACAGCAATTGCCAATTAA
- a CDS encoding amidohydrolase family protein, translating into MKIVSKITPLVIAMALIGGQVQAQDFDIVLNEGRVMDPETGFDQVANIGIKDGKILSITKDIIEGKQSINAKGLVVAPGFIDTHSHVSNIPFGQKLHLRDGVTTPLDLEMGSYPVNTFYDRLEGKSMTNYGTSVSPAGIRESIINPEYHSNTASLVTDLFEQHEHEHSHANMAVATFLPNKEQIGQINQMVEEEMKQGAIGVGVPVGYMSVGTTSEETISWQETAAKYGSSTYLHGRFSSQKPATTGILGFQEMISNVGIYGGGLLIQHIHQQSLEKTPEALKMIGDARKAGLKVSAEVYPYYQGATIASADYLNPDNYGPNMGRTYKDIIEVATMKPLTKERYDELVASNPSASVIFAGISKQGMLDALVDPNVHVGSDAMPLTVSETGQMAVDFDTPYEGLQGHPRAAGTHGKVLRLVREQNIMPLMTAISKMSYKPAQYLQENGVQAMENKGRIQVNSDADITIFDPATVTDNATLTDAGLPTTGIPYVLINGTVIVNDSVVLKDIYPGQAVRN; encoded by the coding sequence ATGAAAATAGTCAGCAAAATCACTCCATTGGTTATCGCAATGGCACTCATTGGTGGTCAAGTTCAAGCACAAGACTTTGATATTGTCCTCAACGAAGGACGTGTGATGGATCCTGAAACAGGTTTTGATCAAGTCGCCAATATTGGTATTAAAGATGGTAAAATTTTAAGCATTACCAAAGACATCATCGAAGGTAAGCAATCAATCAATGCCAAGGGTTTAGTGGTTGCGCCTGGGTTTATTGACACTCACTCCCACGTATCAAACATTCCATTTGGCCAAAAATTGCACTTACGTGACGGTGTAACGACCCCGTTAGATTTAGAGATGGGCTCTTACCCTGTTAATACTTTCTACGACCGACTTGAAGGCAAGTCGATGACCAACTACGGCACATCAGTATCACCCGCAGGCATACGTGAATCGATTATTAACCCAGAATATCACTCAAACACAGCATCACTTGTTACTGACTTATTTGAGCAGCATGAACATGAGCATTCACATGCCAATATGGCAGTAGCCACCTTCTTACCTAACAAAGAACAAATTGGCCAGATCAACCAAATGGTTGAAGAAGAAATGAAGCAAGGCGCAATCGGTGTTGGTGTCCCTGTAGGCTATATGTCAGTAGGTACGACATCAGAAGAAACCATTTCATGGCAAGAAACCGCAGCTAAATATGGTTCATCAACCTATTTACATGGCCGCTTCTCAAGTCAAAAGCCGGCAACGACTGGCATTTTAGGCTTCCAAGAAATGATCTCAAATGTAGGTATTTATGGCGGCGGCTTACTGATCCAACATATCCACCAACAATCTTTAGAGAAAACACCTGAAGCATTAAAAATGATCGGTGATGCGCGTAAAGCTGGACTAAAGGTTTCAGCAGAAGTTTACCCATACTATCAAGGCGCAACCATTGCTAGTGCAGATTACCTCAACCCTGATAACTATGGTCCAAACATGGGGAGAACTTATAAAGACATTATTGAAGTGGCAACCATGAAACCGTTAACTAAAGAGCGTTACGATGAGTTAGTGGCAAGCAACCCAAGTGCATCAGTGATTTTTGCAGGCATTTCTAAGCAAGGCATGCTAGATGCGTTAGTGGATCCAAATGTTCATGTTGGCAGTGATGCAATGCCACTAACCGTTTCAGAAACAGGGCAAATGGCTGTTGACTTCGATACACCTTATGAAGGCTTACAAGGTCACCCAAGAGCGGCGGGAACTCATGGCAAAGTATTACGTTTAGTGCGTGAGCAAAACATCATGCCACTCATGACCGCTATCTCTAAAATGAGCTACAAGCCTGCGCAATACTTACAAGAAAACGGTGTGCAAGCTATGGAAAATAAAGGTCGTATTCAAGTGAACAGTGATGCAGATATTACTATTTTTGACCCTGCAACCGTAACAGATAACGCCACGTTAACCGATGCTGGTTTACCAACAACGGGTATTCCCTATGTATTGATTAACGGTACCGTTATTGTTAATGACTCTGTGGTGTTAAAAGATATCTACCCAGGTCAAGCGGTAAGAAACTAA
- a CDS encoding LysR family transcriptional regulator, whose protein sequence is MNFSLEQLQAFVIVYEEQSISKAAIKLNKHRTTVGQVISNLEDQVAVILFERGARKVTPTHEGSLLYHYAKQALEQVKTFDKVALSLSYGELDSITIAYNSFIPHTALSLIRAQLTSDFPNMRVRLLVRTQQEIRAGIEDESIHFGIVNITNASAMSNLDYVLLGQMPFAPYVNRNSDIAKLDSNEVFTALQSSKQIILKSFLDENMAKKITLSPHYDVVDQLSLAIKLVNDNLGWALLPKHQDHANATNNLLQIQCPQISDDYYVPLALWSLKTKPIIEVKKSIKEAFYRYTSLGQHVQ, encoded by the coding sequence ATGAATTTTAGTCTAGAGCAGCTGCAAGCTTTCGTGATTGTTTATGAAGAACAATCAATCAGTAAAGCCGCAATCAAACTCAATAAACACCGCACGACTGTTGGACAAGTGATCAGCAATTTAGAAGACCAAGTAGCAGTGATTTTATTTGAACGAGGCGCTCGAAAAGTCACCCCAACCCACGAAGGCAGTTTACTGTACCATTACGCTAAGCAAGCCTTAGAACAAGTCAAAACTTTCGATAAAGTCGCGCTTAGTCTTTCCTACGGTGAACTTGATTCAATAACAATCGCTTATAACAGCTTTATTCCACACACAGCCTTGTCATTGATCAGAGCACAGCTCACCTCTGACTTTCCTAATATGCGGGTACGTCTATTAGTGCGTACTCAGCAAGAGATCCGAGCGGGAATTGAAGATGAGTCGATTCATTTTGGTATTGTGAATATTACAAATGCCAGCGCCATGAGTAACTTAGATTATGTCTTACTCGGCCAAATGCCTTTTGCTCCGTATGTTAATCGCAATAGTGATATCGCCAAGCTCGATAGCAATGAAGTGTTCACCGCGCTGCAATCATCAAAACAAATTATTCTAAAATCTTTTTTAGATGAAAATATGGCAAAAAAAATCACCTTGTCACCCCATTATGATGTTGTGGATCAATTGTCGCTCGCCATCAAATTAGTCAACGATAATTTAGGCTGGGCGTTACTCCCAAAACATCAAGACCATGCCAACGCCACCAATAATCTACTGCAAATACAATGTCCGCAAATTAGCGATGACTATTACGTTCCACTGGCTTTGTGGAGTTTAAAAACAAAACCCATTATTGAAGTTAAAAAGTCGATTAAAGAGGCGTTTTATCGATACACATCACTAGGCCAGCATGTTCAATAG
- a CDS encoding phospholipase D family protein, with the protein MKLFNPIKSITPIKHMSLLTLLCGILLLTGCATPNPSVPEGFESQFVKRDYQAQAYLIPAANEAFARRIDLVRKAQSSIDMTYFSWNGDTLGLTLLNELKLAADRGVKVRLTLDDLLVFNEKWLADVDKHPNVQIKIFNPFNSRKMGWVGRAFDFQIHQEVLDNRLHEKYFNVDHQQMILGGRNIGDEYFGYSKEANFFDLDVLFTGDIIAPFATNYEQQWQSDFVVPVSELIKVNADISDTRYFSKALAKTQKKHPEITQNIELTINNMTNPAFIDVTVSPVFDSLQKMHDRLPYFRTRAEMTVSEELQQAKDVVISTPYIVPTDNEFTVIANLTAQASKVTLVTNSSASNDSLFIPAYYEKHRQTLLDMGVDIYEYKDTAKNDDHFYHGDTYYHNKTIILDNHVSYVGSSNFDPRSDFLNIEFGLFVHSTEFAEHLHQYLLQQKATLFWHVTQQENGDIQWRSQDKVLNSNPNYGSWHKLPDWLFRKMDGESEL; encoded by the coding sequence ATGAAGCTGTTTAACCCTATTAAGTCAATTACCCCTATTAAACATATGTCACTGCTGACATTGCTTTGCGGCATATTGTTACTGACAGGCTGCGCCACACCTAACCCAAGTGTCCCTGAAGGATTTGAAAGCCAGTTTGTAAAACGTGACTATCAAGCACAGGCTTACTTAATTCCAGCGGCAAATGAAGCCTTTGCCCGTCGAATTGATTTGGTCAGAAAAGCACAATCAAGCATCGATATGACCTATTTTTCGTGGAATGGCGATACCTTAGGCCTCACCTTACTTAATGAGCTCAAACTCGCAGCTGACCGTGGCGTGAAGGTCAGGCTAACCTTAGATGACTTACTGGTTTTTAATGAAAAATGGCTGGCGGATGTCGACAAACACCCTAATGTCCAAATCAAAATTTTCAACCCATTTAACTCGCGAAAAATGGGCTGGGTTGGCCGTGCTTTTGATTTCCAAATCCATCAAGAAGTGCTAGATAATCGTTTGCATGAAAAGTACTTTAACGTCGATCATCAGCAAATGATCCTCGGCGGTAGAAACATTGGCGACGAGTATTTTGGTTACAGTAAAGAGGCTAACTTTTTCGACTTAGATGTGCTGTTCACTGGCGATATTATTGCGCCATTTGCAACCAATTATGAACAGCAATGGCAAAGTGACTTTGTTGTCCCTGTGAGTGAATTAATTAAGGTGAATGCGGATATTAGCGACACACGCTACTTTTCTAAAGCCTTAGCTAAAACCCAAAAAAAGCACCCAGAAATAACACAAAACATTGAATTAACAATCAATAACATGACAAACCCAGCGTTTATTGATGTGACAGTGTCACCTGTTTTCGATTCACTACAAAAAATGCATGACCGTTTACCTTACTTCAGAACACGAGCTGAAATGACGGTCAGTGAAGAGTTACAGCAAGCCAAGGATGTCGTTATTTCAACCCCTTATATTGTGCCGACAGATAACGAGTTTACGGTCATTGCAAACCTGACAGCCCAAGCATCTAAAGTCACGTTAGTGACCAACTCGTCAGCCTCAAATGATTCGCTATTTATCCCGGCATATTATGAAAAGCACCGTCAAACCTTATTGGATATGGGAGTCGATATATATGAATATAAAGACACGGCCAAAAATGACGATCATTTTTACCATGGTGATACTTACTACCATAACAAGACCATTATTCTAGATAATCACGTCTCTTATGTGGGGTCATCAAATTTTGACCCACGCTCAGATTTCTTAAACATAGAGTTTGGCTTGTTCGTTCACAGCACTGAGTTTGCCGAGCATCTACACCAGTACCTTTTACAACAAAAAGCCACGCTTTTTTGGCATGTAACCCAACAAGAAAACGGGGATATCCAGTGGCGAAGTCAAGATAAGGTACTCAATAGCAATCCTAATTATGGAAGCTGGCATAAATTACCCGACTGGCTGTTTAGAAAAATGGATGGTGAGTCAGAGTTATAA
- a CDS encoding carboxylesterase family protein, with translation MTIFNKTILAVSIAFTLAACSGSDDNNETTPTPPPPEVTPLPTEEVTLTIGQSQVEALKESHVVTSVTGEKSLASIETFKGITYATAERFSHSAQLDMDETVNATEFGFACPQLKTTSQPQSEDCLNLNIWRPADLSTDVVLPVYVFIHGGDFEYGAGSEPLIHGDTVVAQGAAEGNPFITVTLNYRLGMLGSHWLKDNQGGNYGLGDQKRALEWVNNHIADFGGDIENITLIGQGAGAMSVGILQQEATEEPMAGEYFTRAIMQSNPAGFDYRTYNQAKSFATRIEDTRAEMPELSELSLAEMPLEQLMTLQAKVNSPIGRIGDWTGLSCVDLDNLVGSGLCLTSKISGEASPMANLMPFAPYVEYYKPTFGSTIKGYHLTTQPSLDHFTVPTVVGSNTEEANTFAMLPSLTFLIPTIINLMNNLDPELIEQGDINQAMLTWLADEKNMALVEQEIAQLTADDIKAQVELGDILPSSAYEAIVKFYFGLGNGDTTNALLDLADFYPNNESELSGALTNMKQFKMMLNDMLFAGPSRKQARETQENNVDATFYQFGYHASFNVWTYNTEGEDGNLDIGDVIKTISCISGACNGSELPFVFNKALKLDGSPVSVSSKDQALMDKMSRLWFSDALFENYQYNNDSVLLIDEDGINTFESDWDSKQPGTDPALRQGRLQGLEDLNLILGYL, from the coding sequence ATGACAATATTCAATAAAACCATACTTGCTGTTTCAATCGCATTCACATTAGCAGCTTGTTCTGGCAGCGATGATAATAACGAAACAACACCGACACCACCGCCACCAGAAGTCACGCCACTTCCGACTGAAGAGGTGACGTTAACCATCGGCCAAAGTCAGGTTGAAGCCCTAAAAGAGTCTCATGTTGTGACCTCAGTGACAGGTGAAAAATCACTTGCCAGTATCGAAACATTCAAGGGCATTACTTACGCAACAGCAGAGCGTTTTAGCCATAGTGCGCAACTTGATATGGACGAAACGGTCAATGCGACAGAATTTGGCTTTGCATGTCCACAGCTTAAAACAACATCACAACCTCAATCTGAAGATTGTTTAAATTTGAATATTTGGCGTCCAGCAGATCTGTCAACGGATGTGGTACTACCGGTTTATGTATTTATCCATGGTGGTGATTTTGAATACGGCGCAGGCTCTGAGCCATTGATTCATGGCGATACGGTTGTTGCTCAAGGTGCTGCTGAAGGTAACCCATTTATTACCGTGACACTTAACTATCGCCTTGGCATGTTAGGCAGCCACTGGCTTAAAGACAATCAAGGCGGCAACTATGGTCTTGGCGATCAAAAGCGCGCTTTAGAGTGGGTCAATAACCATATTGCTGACTTTGGCGGTGATATTGAAAACATCACCCTAATCGGTCAAGGCGCTGGTGCAATGTCGGTAGGCATTTTACAACAAGAAGCAACTGAAGAGCCGATGGCTGGTGAGTATTTTACTCGCGCTATTATGCAAAGTAACCCCGCTGGATTTGATTATCGCACTTACAATCAGGCTAAAAGCTTTGCCACTAGAATTGAAGACACCCGAGCTGAAATGCCAGAACTCAGTGAGTTAAGTTTAGCGGAGATGCCTTTAGAACAGCTGATGACACTTCAGGCTAAAGTGAACTCGCCAATTGGTCGCATCGGTGATTGGACTGGGCTTAGCTGTGTTGATCTGGATAACCTTGTGGGTAGCGGATTATGCTTAACCAGCAAAATATCAGGTGAAGCAAGCCCAATGGCTAATCTAATGCCATTTGCACCATACGTTGAATATTATAAGCCAACGTTTGGTTCAACCATTAAAGGCTACCACTTAACCACTCAGCCTTCATTGGATCATTTTACCGTACCGACAGTTGTAGGTTCGAATACGGAAGAAGCCAATACTTTCGCGATGTTGCCAAGCTTAACCTTCTTGATCCCAACGATTATTAACTTAATGAATAATCTCGATCCAGAGTTAATCGAACAAGGTGACATCAATCAAGCCATGCTAACTTGGCTTGCTGACGAGAAAAACATGGCTTTAGTTGAACAAGAAATTGCTCAACTAACCGCTGATGATATTAAAGCGCAAGTGGAGCTAGGTGATATCTTACCGAGCAGCGCCTATGAAGCCATTGTTAAGTTTTACTTTGGTCTTGGTAACGGTGACACCACCAATGCATTACTCGATTTAGCAGACTTTTATCCAAACAATGAAAGTGAATTATCGGGCGCTTTAACCAACATGAAGCAATTTAAAATGATGCTAAATGACATGTTATTTGCTGGACCTTCACGTAAACAAGCACGAGAAACCCAAGAAAATAACGTAGACGCCACCTTCTATCAGTTTGGTTACCATGCAAGTTTCAACGTATGGACATACAACACAGAAGGTGAAGATGGCAATCTTGATATCGGCGATGTGATTAAAACTATCAGCTGTATAAGTGGTGCGTGTAATGGCTCTGAACTGCCATTTGTATTTAACAAAGCACTGAAACTTGATGGTTCACCAGTCTCTGTTAGCAGCAAAGACCAAGCGTTAATGGATAAAATGTCTCGCCTGTGGTTTAGCGATGCATTATTTGAAAACTACCAATACAACAACGACAGCGTGTTGTTAATCGACGAAGACGGAATCAATACATTCGAGTCAGACTGGGATAGCAAACAGCCAGGTACGGATCCGGCGCTTAGACAAGGTCGCTTACAAGGACTTGAAGATTTAAACCTGATCTTAGGTTACCTATAA